A genomic region of Haliotis asinina isolate JCU_RB_2024 chromosome 1, JCU_Hal_asi_v2, whole genome shotgun sequence contains the following coding sequences:
- the LOC137275488 gene encoding homeobox-like protein HDP1 has product MKLNNLNKLKKLNNLNMLNKLKKLNKLNKLNMLNVLNMLNKLNMLNMLNKLNKLNMLNKLNMLNMLYKLNMLNMLNMLNMLNKLNKLNKLNMLNKLNMLNMLNKLNKLNKLNMLIKLHMLKKLNKLNKLNMLNVLNKLNMLNKLNKLNKLNMLNKLNMLNKLNMLNMLYKLNMLNMLNKLNMLNMLNMLNKLNMLNMLHAEQAEQGDHAEHAEQAEQGDHAEQAEQT; this is encoded by the coding sequence ATGAAACTGAACAATCTGAACAAGCTGAAAAAGCTGAACAATCTGAACATGCTGAACAAGCTGAAaaagctgaacaagctgaacaagcttaacatgctgaacgtgctgaacatgctgaacaagctgaacatgctgaacatgctgaacaagctgaacaagcttaacatgctgaacaagcttaacatgctgaaCATGTTGtacaagcttaacatgctgaacatgctgaatatgctgaacatgctgaacaagctgaacaagctgaacaagctgaacATGCTGAACAAGCTGAACATGCTGAACATGCTCAACAAGCTtaacaagctgaacaagctgaacATGCTGATCAAGCTTCACATGCTGAAaaagctgaacaagctgaacaagcttaacatgctgaaCGTGCTGAACAAGCTGAACATGCTgaacaagctgaacaagctgaacaagcttaacatgctgaacaagcttaacatgctgaacaagcttaacatgctgaaCATGTTGtacaagcttaacatgctgaaCATGCTGAACAAGCTGAACATGCTAAATATGCTGAACATGCTGAACAAGCTGAACATGCTGAACATGCTACATGCTGAACAAGCTGAACAAGGTGATCATGCTGAACATGCTGAACAAGCTGAACAAGGTGATCATGCTGAACAAGCTGAACAAACTTAA